One Diospyros lotus cultivar Yz01 chromosome 1, ASM1463336v1, whole genome shotgun sequence genomic window carries:
- the LOC127812879 gene encoding secreted RxLR effector protein 161-like — protein MEGCKPVSTPIPLHFKLQAVKGNLPEEEADYMKKVPYSNAVGSLMYAMISTRPDIAYGVSLVSRFMCNPSKEYWSAVKWVLRYLKGSVNKGLVFRSNAENSSSIKGYCDFDFATDLDKRRSLSGYVFTLGGNVISWKANLQHIVALSTTEAEYVTLTEAMKEAIWLQGIVRELGLVDVSYIHILLILGLLSVRIVSLVALPWLPSGLLFVPGLLIDQDGVLWSAFHLGV, from the exons ATGGAAGGCTGCAAACCTGTTTCAACCCCCATACCTCTTCATTTTAAGCTCCAAGCTGTAAAAGGAAACTTACCTGAAGAAGAAGCTGACTACATGAAGAAGGTTCCCTACTCTAATGCAGTGGGAAGCctcatgtatgccatgataaGTACCAGGCCTGATATAGCCTATGGGGTTAGCCTAGTAAGTAGATTCATGTGCAATCCATCTAAGGAATATTGGTCAGCTGTTAAATGGGTCCTTAGGTATTTAAAGGGGTCAGTGAACAAGGGTTTAGTGTTTAGATCAAATGCTGAAAATTCCAGCAGCATTAAGGGTTActgtgattttgattttgcaACTGATTTGGATAAGAGAAGATCCTTATCAGGATATGTTTTCACTTTGGGTGGAAATGTGATAAGTTGGAAAGCAAATCTCCAACACATAGTGGCGTTATCAACCACTGAGGCTGAATATGTAACATTAACAGAAGCTATGAAAGAAGCCATCTGGTTGCAGGGAATAGTTAGAGAATTAGGTTTAG TTGATGTCTCTTACATACACATCCTCCTGATCCTAGGGTTACTCTCTGTGCGCATTGTCAGCTTGGTAGCTCTTCCGTGGCTGCCTTCAGGTCTGCTGTTTGTTCCTGGCCTTCTCATTGACCAAGATGGCGTGCTTTGGAGCGCCTTTCACCTTGGAGTTTGA